A genomic window from Caldicellulosiruptor kronotskyensis 2002 includes:
- a CDS encoding glycosyltransferase family 2 protein has product MNIVVVIPVYNPPQSLEKLLLDLSNIKFIKNILVIDDGSEKKNLLKCDECTILKHDKNKGKGAALKTAFEYLKNKNFDKIILLDGDIKVNKEDLQAFCENVFILNDKQVVIGYPVKVRKKGFGVVKKFAKFVVRIYTRKEVDHCLSGQRIIPFSALKDIKYIPNRYGVDISMLIDFIKMGYEIKEVEFDFSHDEKGKSLKDLLHKIRQMKDIFWVFITKWRA; this is encoded by the coding sequence TTGAATATAGTTGTGGTAATTCCTGTATATAATCCTCCACAATCTCTTGAAAAGCTTCTTCTGGACTTATCTAACATAAAGTTTATAAAAAATATACTTGTTATTGATGATGGTTCTGAGAAAAAAAATTTACTAAAGTGTGATGAGTGTACTATACTAAAACATGATAAAAACAAAGGCAAAGGTGCGGCTCTTAAAACAGCATTTGAATATCTCAAAAACAAGAATTTTGATAAAATAATACTTTTAGATGGAGACATAAAAGTAAATAAAGAAGATCTGCAAGCATTTTGCGAGAACGTATTTATTCTAAATGATAAACAAGTGGTAATTGGTTATCCTGTAAAAGTGAGAAAAAAGGGATTTGGAGTTGTCAAAAAGTTTGCTAAGTTTGTAGTGAGAATTTATACCAGAAAAGAGGTTGATCATTGTCTCAGTGGTCAGAGGATAATTCCATTTTCTGCTTTAAAAGATATTAAATATATTCCTAACAGATATGGAGTAGATATTTCAATGTTAATTGATTTTATTAAGATGGGTTATGAGATAAAAGAGGTTGAGTTTGATTTTTCACACGACGAAAAGGGAAAAAGTTTGAAAGATTTATTACATAAAATTCGACAGATGAAGGATATATTTTGGGTTTTTATTACTAAATGGAGGGCGTGA